From the genome of Luteibacter rhizovicinus DSM 16549:
GGTCGACGATGCGCATGCCACCACGCGGTTCGAGCGACTTCAACGCGGCGGCGATCACGGGTGCCATGGCGGTCGATTGGGTACGCACCAGATAAACCACGCTCTCCGGATCGCTCGAGCGGGCCGGGATCAGCAGGCTGTCGTCGTCCAGGGTGTGTGTCGTGGTGAGAGGCGACTGGAGGCTGGCAAGGATGCCAATAATCGTCGTCGGCCCACCCGGGAGATAAACCGTCTTGCCGAGAGCCGAGCTGTCCGGAAAGAGCTTGCCTGCGAGGCTTCGCGTGATGATGACGCCCGGGGCAGCCATCGCGCCATCAGGATGGATCGTGGTGATCTCATCGGGATGGAAATTACGCCCCTCTTCCAATACGACACCCAGGGTAGGGATGGCGTGGTCATCGGCGAGGTAGACGATGCCCAGCGGCGGGCGAGTGGTCTGATCCGCCTGGAGCTTCAGACCCGCCAGGCGGACGCCATAGTTCTCCAGTGGGTAGGCCTGGCTCGAGAACACGTCACGCACGCCCGAGACATGACGCAACGCGTCCAGGTCCGCGCGGATGTTGGCATCGATCTGTGTCGCGGTCAGCCCGCTCTTCCACCCGCTACGAATCGCGAAGAGGTGCGACTCATCCGTTCCGGACGGCCGGGAAATGTGGACGACGCGGGTCGCTACGATGAAGAATGCATTCGACGCGACGGCCAGCGTCAGTGCCACCTGCAGCACGATGAGCACGGTGGAGACCTTATGCCGGGTCAGCGCCGAAAGAATCGGGCGCAGTTGCATGAGTGCGCGGGTCAGTGCCATGTCAGCGTCCTCACGGATTGATCTTGATCTGCCAGGCGGGCTCGGTCTGCGCCGCCCGCCAGGTCGGGTACAGCGCGGAAACTACCGTGGCCGCGACCGACAGGAGCACGGTCAATCCGACGAGCGATGCATCGACGCTTACCAGTCGCGCGATATTCGGCTCGAAGAGTCCTCCGATGCCCCAGAGTCCCAGCAAGGTCAGCGCCACGCCGGCGAGGCCGCCGACGAAGCCCACGCTGGCTCCCTCGATGAGAAACTGGCGGTACACGGACGCGCGCGATGCGCCCAGCGCGCGTCGGATGCCGATCTCGGGCGCCCGCCGCATGAACCGGGCGAGCATGAGACCGACGACATTCACCAGCACGATAAGCAGGAAGCTGGCAGACACCAGCATGGACAAGGACGATGCCTTGGGTGTGATGCGCAGATAGGCCATCCAGTCCACCAAGTCATGCAGATCGACATTCGGTGGCCAGGCAAACCTGCCGAGACGCTGCTGCTCTTCAGCGTAATGGCGCAGGTACTCGCGGTAGCTCACGACATCCGCGGCCGTCGGCAGCTCGACCCAGGCGGCGATACGCTCGCATTCGCCGTGAAGGTACGCGTCCCAGTTCGCTGTATCCACGGCGCCGGAATCCACCGGGCAGTTGGAGTACTTGCTGTCCTTCTTCATATCGGTCGCGCGAGTGAACGGAATATAGACATCGCCCACATCGTCGAACGCGCCCGCAGCTCCAACAACGGCGGTGTCGAAGAAGCGCGGTTTGGGATTCCAGTCGTCGAGGACGCCGGCCACCTGGAAGGCCTTCCCGTCGAGGCGAAGCACCTGACCGACGCTGTTCCGACCACTGAACAGTTTCTCGTTCAAGGCCCCACTGATCACAACGACGGAGGCGTGGCCGGTGTCGTCGTGCGGCGCCCAGCCGCTACCAAACCGGAACGGCACGTCGAACATCGGGAAAAAGTCGGCGGTGACGGCATCGCCGGTCATCGACAGGGCGGGGATCGACGGATCGTTGGACTCGACGCCCCACTTGGTCGGATAGACCAGGGCTTGCCGTTTTGCCTTGCCCGCCTGCCAGAGCGCCACCGCATCGGTATAGCTCAGCATCTCGGGTGGCTGGCCCTGAAACGTGTGCGCCGGCCCGGCGTTGTCGATCTGTGGCGCATACAGTCGCGAAGACCGGGCGGGAAGCGGGTCGCTGGTGGTCGCGCGGAATACCGCATACGAGACCATGCAGGCCGAAACACCAAAGGCCAGTAAGGCGACAACGAGTGCCGTCAGTGCCTTGCTTCGCCTGCTACTGCGCAACGCGAGTGCGACGTAGTGTGCCCACATAGACAGTGCCTTCCCTGGGTTCCCAGCGCGCATGTTGCACAGGACTCCTGCCCTATTTCAACCGGCTGAGTGCCTATGGCTCCGTGGTGTGAGTTCACCCTACAATCGCGGCACACCAAGGGATGGCCGCAGGGGGCTTCATGTGGTCGCGAGTCGGAATGCGTAGCATCCCTTCCTGGACCCCGGTGTCATGACTCGACCCTCCGAATCATCCGGGGTTCTCGGTGACACGGCAGCACGGAACTACTCACGCAAGTTGAGCCAGTTCAATGCGTTCGCCGAGCCGGAACTCCGCCAGTCGATCGCTAGCCTGCCGTTGCAGAGGGGCATGCGCGTGCTCGACGCAGGGTGTGGCGCGGGAGATGCGCTCGACTGGCTGCGTGCCGGCGTCGGCGACGAAGGGATGGTCATGGGTATCGATCTTTCGGCAGCGCATACGGTAGTCGCCCGCGCGGTCGCACCCGCCGAAGCCCTCGTGATACAGGCGGATCTGCTCTCGCCTCCCTTGGCGGGCGAGACCCTGGATCTCATCTGGTCGGTCAATACCGTCAACCACTTCAACGACCCCGTCGCTGGCTTGAAAGTCCTCGCACGCCTGCTTCGTCCCGGCGGGCGCATGGCGGTGGGGCAAAGCTCGCTGTTGCCGGACATGTATTTTGCGTGGGACGCCAGGCTCGAGAGGTTGGTGAACGACGCGGTTCGCCAGTACTACCGCGTTCGTTATCAGGTCAGTGAGCGCGACATGACGGGTGTTCGATCCCTCGTCGGGTTGATGCAACGGTCCGGGCTACGCGACATCACCGTGCGTACGGTCATGATCGAACGGACCTGGCCGCTGCGCCCCGCGGACGAGAGCTACCTTCTGGAGACGATCTTCCAGAACACGTGGGGCGAAAGACTGCGACCGTATCTGTCGAGCGAGGATTTCGACGCCCTTGCGCGACTGTGCGACCCCGAGCATCCCGAGTTCGCGCTTCGCCGCCCGGATTTCCATTTCCTGCAGAGCTTCACGCTGGCCGTCGGTGCGGTGGAAACGCCCTAGCGCCGGGCCGATTCGCGCGGCGAATGGCCATAGAGTGCTTTGTATGCGCGACTGAACGCGGCTTCGGATCGGTAACCGACGCTCAGCCCCACCTGGCCCACCCGTGCGCCACTCTTGCTTAAGAGCTCCCGGGCGAGCGCCAGGCGCCACTCGTTCGAGTAGCGTTGCGGCGACTGGCCGACCAGCGCGGTGAAGCGCTCGTAGAAGCTCGATCGCGACATGCCCGCGACGCCAGCCAGGGCGTCGATGCTCCAGCGCTCGCGGGGATGCTCGTGGATCGCCTTGATCGCACGGGCGATGCGCGCATCGATCAGTCCGCCGAGCCAGCCGGTCGTGTTGCCCTGATGGACCCAGCTGCGAAGTGTGCGTATCACCACCAGGTCGATCAGCCGGGAAACCATCAAAGCGGCGCCCGCCTGATGGTCGGCCGCCTCCGCCAGCATGAAGCCAACGATGGGCTTGAGCCACGCGCCGCAGTCCTCCTCGCGGACATGGATCCGGGGCGGTAGCGCCAGCGCCGTGCCATGGCGACTGTCGGGATCGAACCAGAAGCTGCAGTCGATGATGGTCGCTGGCGTTGCCATCGTCACGAGACGTACGCCCCCGGGCCCGTGAGGCAGCAGGAGAAGCTCGTTTGCGCGCACCTGCATGGTCGCCTGACCCTCGGCATGGACCGCGAGTGCTCCTTCCTTGATCACGATGACGTGCGCCATCGCCGGGTCGAGCTGGACGACGTGGCCTGTCGGCAGGAACTTCGACGTGACCTTGTCTCCGGTGAGGCGAAGTTGGGCGAGCACGTGTGAAAGCAGATCCGCCGACGGCGAGGTGCCTGCCTCGTCGTCCGGATGAATCGTCAAGTCTTTCGGATGCCCTGTCATGGTTCGCTTTCTCGTCGGAAGGTATATCTGTGCGGCGCGCAAAAACTATCACGCCAAACAGGATCTCTTGATGAAACTCTTTTACTCGGCGGCGGCCCTTGCCGTCGCCTTGGCCCTGGCCGCTCCCGTGGCAGCGAGCGCTGCCACGGCCAAGAACGTCGTGCTGGTGCATGGCGCGTTCGCCGGTCCTTCAAGCTGGGACAAGGTCGCCGTGATCCTTCGCAAGAAGGGTTTCACGGTCAGCGAGGTGGCTATCCCGATGACGTCGCTGGAAGCCGATGTGGCCGCGACCCGTGAGGTGCTGGAATCGCAGAAGGGCCCGACGGTCCTGGTGGGCCACTCATGGGGCGGCGTGGTGATTGGCGAAGCCGGCGACAATCCGAAGGTGAAGGCGCTGGTCTACATCGCCGCGTTTGCTCCCGACAAGGGCGAGAGTGTGCAGACGCTCTCCAGCAACGGCCCGCCGACGGAAGGGCAGAAGGAAGTGCATCCGGACGCGAAGGGCTTTCTTTCCATCGATCCTGCTGCGTTCCCGCGTGTCTTCGTCGGCGACGTGCCCGCGGCCGAAGGGGCGGCTCTGGCCAAGGCACAGATGCCGATCAGCGCGACGGCCTTCGGCACGCCGGCCTCGATCGCTGCATGGCACAGCAAGCCGACCTACTATGCGATCTCCGGCAACGACATGATGATTCCGCCCCAGGCGGAGACACTCTTCGCACAGCGCATGAAGGCGACGACGGTGACGATTCCGTCCAGCCATGCCTCGCCGGTATCGCATCCGGCCGAGGTCGCTGCGTTGATCGAGCAGGCTGCCAAGTAACGATCGGTTCCAGCACTACGGCATACGATGTCGCGGTGCTGGAACCTCAGGAGACATCTGTTTATGCGCTGCATGGATCGACTCAAACAGCTGGGGTTTGTACTCCCCCCGCCACTACCTGCCCTTGGCTCGTACAACGTGGTCACCGCGTCCGGTAACCAGGTATTCGTTTCGGGCCTTGGACCGATCAAGGATGGCGAGCCCGTGACGGGCCTCGTCGGTGGCGACATGAGCCTGAGCGACGCACAGGACGCCGCGAGAATGACGATGTTGCTGATCCTTGCCAGTCTCGAGAAG
Proteins encoded in this window:
- a CDS encoding ABC transporter permease; the encoded protein is MALTRALMQLRPILSALTRHKVSTVLIVLQVALTLAVASNAFFIVATRVVHISRPSGTDESHLFAIRSGWKSGLTATQIDANIRADLDALRHVSGVRDVFSSQAYPLENYGVRLAGLKLQADQTTRPPLGIVYLADDHAIPTLGVVLEEGRNFHPDEITTIHPDGAMAAPGVIITRSLAGKLFPDSSALGKTVYLPGGPTTIIGILASLQSPLTTTHTLDDDSLLIPARSSDPESVVYLVRTQSTAMAPVIAAALKSLEPRGGMRIVDPKQGVVTLAEARQHAYATDRSVATLLSVVCGLLLLATAGGIVGLSSFWVSQRRMQIGIRRSLGATAGDILRYFHAENFVIVSAGVILGIALAVLANVELMKVYPLQLMPFYVPLLGALVLWVLGQLAVWGPASYAAKVPPVVAIRSV
- a CDS encoding ABC transporter permease, translating into MWAHYVALALRSSRRSKALTALVVALLAFGVSACMVSYAVFRATTSDPLPARSSRLYAPQIDNAGPAHTFQGQPPEMLSYTDAVALWQAGKAKRQALVYPTKWGVESNDPSIPALSMTGDAVTADFFPMFDVPFRFGSGWAPHDDTGHASVVVISGALNEKLFSGRNSVGQVLRLDGKAFQVAGVLDDWNPKPRFFDTAVVGAAGAFDDVGDVYIPFTRATDMKKDSKYSNCPVDSGAVDTANWDAYLHGECERIAAWVELPTAADVVSYREYLRHYAEEQQRLGRFAWPPNVDLHDLVDWMAYLRITPKASSLSMLVSASFLLIVLVNVVGLMLARFMRRAPEIGIRRALGASRASVYRQFLIEGASVGFVGGLAGVALTLLGLWGIGGLFEPNIARLVSVDASLVGLTVLLSVAATVVSALYPTWRAAQTEPAWQIKINP
- a CDS encoding class I SAM-dependent methyltransferase produces the protein MTRPSESSGVLGDTAARNYSRKLSQFNAFAEPELRQSIASLPLQRGMRVLDAGCGAGDALDWLRAGVGDEGMVMGIDLSAAHTVVARAVAPAEALVIQADLLSPPLAGETLDLIWSVNTVNHFNDPVAGLKVLARLLRPGGRMAVGQSSLLPDMYFAWDARLERLVNDAVRQYYRVRYQVSERDMTGVRSLVGLMQRSGLRDITVRTVMIERTWPLRPADESYLLETIFQNTWGERLRPYLSSEDFDALARLCDPEHPEFALRRPDFHFLQSFTLAVGAVETP
- a CDS encoding AraC family transcriptional regulator, which encodes MTGHPKDLTIHPDDEAGTSPSADLLSHVLAQLRLTGDKVTSKFLPTGHVVQLDPAMAHVIVIKEGALAVHAEGQATMQVRANELLLLPHGPGGVRLVTMATPATIIDCSFWFDPDSRHGTALALPPRIHVREEDCGAWLKPIVGFMLAEAADHQAGAALMVSRLIDLVVIRTLRSWVHQGNTTGWLGGLIDARIARAIKAIHEHPRERWSIDALAGVAGMSRSSFYERFTALVGQSPQRYSNEWRLALARELLSKSGARVGQVGLSVGYRSEAAFSRAYKALYGHSPRESARR
- a CDS encoding alpha/beta fold hydrolase, whose amino-acid sequence is MKLFYSAAALAVALALAAPVAASAATAKNVVLVHGAFAGPSSWDKVAVILRKKGFTVSEVAIPMTSLEADVAATREVLESQKGPTVLVGHSWGGVVIGEAGDNPKVKALVYIAAFAPDKGESVQTLSSNGPPTEGQKEVHPDAKGFLSIDPAAFPRVFVGDVPAAEGAALAKAQMPISATAFGTPASIAAWHSKPTYYAISGNDMMIPPQAETLFAQRMKATTVTIPSSHASPVSHPAEVAALIEQAAK
- a CDS encoding RidA family protein, yielding MDRLKQLGFVLPPPLPALGSYNVVTASGNQVFVSGLGPIKDGEPVTGLVGGDMSLSDAQDAARMTMLLILASLEKSYGLDSIKRCLRLTVYVRSEASFTAHPKVADGASGLLRDLFGAELLPARSAIGVSSLPMGIPVEIDSIFERHY